The Salvia splendens isolate huo1 chromosome 20, SspV2, whole genome shotgun sequence nucleotide sequence TTAACTTTCATAGTGACATaagttaatactccctccgttccatagtaaaagaagcgtttctttttggcatggagattaagaaaaattgtgttaggtgagttaaataaagggagaataaagtgaaaaataaaaaaaaggtagagagatgaagagagaaaaaaagtaagagagattaaaGTAGGTCTGGAAAAATGTGTTGGTTTTtattaaaaagggaaatgactctattattatggaacgtaccaaaatgataaaatgacttcattactatggaacggaggaagtatagaGATTAAATTGTATAGTTAACTCGCCTAAGTTCAAACTTTTTTTATCGTGTAAATGCTGGTGACTAAAGTGGTTTTCTGTAACCACAGGCACCATTAACACATATTCACCATTCACTATAAATGAGGGTTAAAAATAAGCTTTTGCTAAAAATGGCCGGTGAAAATGATTGTGGAAAGTTTCTTGATTAGGTGATAAAATTTCTAATTAGTATTCTTGATCTTTTTCTCCTAGtctctccgtcccaagttacttgaatcgtattccattttaggttgtcccaagtcacttgagtcatttctctttttggctaaaaacaaaacatctaattacacttactttattttttcttttactttaccatctctctcatctctcttactttattctctcttctaccttattttactttatttaactcattaaacacaactttcttaaatctcgtgctgaaaagaaacgctcaagtaacgtgggacggaggtCGTACAATTTTCAACCCGTACTatctttttctctatttttttcccaAGATATTCTTGCTCTGAGGTGGATTGAAAGGAATTGACTAGTGAAGAAGATGCAAATAATCATCAAGTCTAGAAAGTCATCAAATCAATAATTTAGTGAGCTTGTTCTAGGATCATTTTATCCATATATTGCTTTTTAATTTACTCATCTAGGTCTATATGATTGCAATGAATGAATTCTAAAATCCATGATGTCTACAACCTTCTAAACTTGATCTTTGCTTTGGTGGTGAAGTATTCTTTATCGAACATTCCCTTCACTTACCACACACATATAACAGAAGTAgtttacaaaatataaaatatttggaATAGCTATTGATGATTCATCACTTTGCTCTATGAATTCATGGTCGCATAGCATGTATGAACCTTTAGAGAAATAGTACgcattcaaaaaataaaattatcacCTTTGTGATTCAATTTCAAACCTAACTACTAATACATTAAACTAATTGAGGAATCCCGTAGATCTTCACAATTCAATGACTAAAAATATTCTAAGTTTATAGACGTATCAATTCTAGTCGTATATAACatcttagaaaataaaattgaataaaaagttctgaaattttatatatttaatcatattttatttgtaatgatTGAAAAAGCATATAAATTTTACAAAACGGcataaaaatagagataaatCCCACGATTTACCATAAAATTATTCGCTTTTAAGTATCCCCTCGTTGTTTTGCTTTACGCTAACATAATTACCAAGCCGCTTAATTCTTATAATAAGTAAAATATATAACCAATAGTTGGGGGATAATAATTATCAATCAAAAAGTTCAATCTTTTagtctttattttcttttgttagTATTTTCAATGTCGGGAGGAATGCATTCATCTACTattccaataattttattttatttttctttttttagaggGACTATGCCATCATTGAACGAAATGATATCCATTAAATTCAACATGGTCGGGCCAGTCTACTATTCAAATTGATGTATGATTGGGGTTCTTAAACCACACACGACACCCAAATGAATTTGGAAAAGTAACAACAAAGAATAAAGTTAGGAAAATAATGAGACCAAATACAAGGGTAGGCCAAAGGAGCATAGTCCCTAAGAATGGACATGGTTGATGCGCTGTTCGTTTATAAATGGAAAGGTAGGGAATAATATGGTGGGAATAATAAGATAAAATTGTTAGTTTAATGTGAAATAGCTTCTTGTCAATTCGACATTTGTCCCACTATTCATTGATGAGGGCAAAACTTTTGTTTGGTTTTGGTGTCTTGATTGACTAAATAGGGAAAGGATCTTgcttttgagattttttttagttgcactttttccatatttttttgCACTTTTAGATGTGATCaaagtaaaggttaactaagtGAAGTTAGTTAattgtaatactccctccgtttcaaaagaatacataaatttgaaatgacatgagaattaatgcataattagtaaagtaaaaaaaatgaaaagaagagGAGTTCAAATAGTATTAATGAATAGTGAAATCCACATTATTATTAATGCTTAATAGTGAGTCATAgtagtataagttgtaaataaataaatgtgtaTTAGTAACAAGTTTAGGAAAattccataaatggaaatgagatATTTTATAGAAAGGGAAAAAGAGAAGGATGTGTTTGGGGAAAATGCTACAAAGTGATTCAAATAGTTACTTTCTGTTCCtagtaattgaattttaatccCCGTTGTTATTTTCGTATGAGATATCAGTCATGGACTCATGAAAGTACTATCATATAAAAGCTTTATAAAGTATGCACTTGTTAAGGACTCGCTCCTCAACGATGATCGGCGGCACGGTGGCTCGGCGATCACGACACTCCCGGCGTCCTGCACACAGGATTGGCGGTGCTTCTagggcggctgtgcgcggaggtTCTCCGACGGCCAGCGACCAACTAGGGTTTGTAATAAAGTCTTGCTTTTGTGGGCAATTCACgtgaattttattgatatcCAAAAGTGAATGAACATAGCCCTATTTAaagactaaggaccctagggttggttcgacttcTAATCCTAatcatctcgggaaagaaccaacaaagaaaacccgaaacggagcttataattacgctcgactcTATAAggtaattaaataatcaaaataaactaatatccaaaaataagaaataaataaaaggaaagtAATACTCACAACACTACTTTGGAACGTAATCTCCGAACAAGTCCGGTGGGCATCGATTCCTCCATCCCTTGGTCATCACGATCGATGGCGGCATGTTCTTCTCTACCGGCGCCTCCGCCTCTCGTGTTGTCTCTATCACCGGCGCTTGTGGCTCTAGCGCAGGGTCTGTATCAACCCCCCTCCATAGCaacctccttgtcctcaaggagcacGTTAGGAAACTTGCGCTGCACCAGTTCGGCCGGTTCCCACGATGGCGACTCAGTGCCATCGGACCAACGTACCAACACATGCTCCACAGGTCTATCCTCGTGCCACAAAACTCGCCTATCCAACACCCGTATCGGATAAACGACCGGCTTGTCCCCAAAGAACTCCGATGGAAGCTCCATGCCAGTCTCAGAGTCGCCGCCTACCACAAACTTGCGAAGGAGGctcacatggaagacgttgtgaaTCCTACTCCCCTCCGGCAAGCGTAACCGATACGCGACTTGCCCAATTCGCTCTAACACCTCAAACGGCCCATAGTATCGCCGCGCCAGCTTGGTCGACTGAGGACGAGCCACCGAATGTTGCCGATACGGCTGGAGCTTCAATAAGACTAAGTCGCCCGCCTCAAACTCCACATTTCGATGGTGTTTGTTGGCCGACTCGCGCATTCGCTGCTGGGCGCGCTCTAAATTCCGTCGCAACTCCACTAATAACTCCCCCCGTTGACGGATCACTTCCGCCGCTGACGGAGGTGTCGACCTCGATGGGACCGCGAAAATTAAACTCGGTGGCTCTCGGCCATAGAGGGTCTTATATGGAGACATTCCCAAACCTGCATGATGGAAGCAATTCAAGGCTAGTTCTGCCCAAGGAAGAAAATTCGCCCATTTGGATGGTCGATCTGCTGTGAAGGCTCGCAGATACTGTTCCAAACCTCTATTCCGAACCTCCGTCTGGCTGTCCGATTGTGGGTGGTAGGCCGTTGAGAAATTTAATTTCGTGCCACTGAGGCGCATCAAATCCTCCCAACACTGGTTTAAGAACACCGAGTCCCTGTCGGAGACCAACGTCTTTGGAAAACCGTGGTGGCGAACAACCATATTGATAAACAAATGAGCCACCTTCAACGCATCAAACCTCGCGGGTAATGGGGCAAAATGTGCATATTTAGACAAACTATCTACGACCACCATGATCACCGTGTAGCCGCGGGATCGAGGCAAGCTGGTAATAAAGTCCATGGACACATCCTCCCAAACTTGGGATGGAAGTGGTAGCGGCTGCAACAACCCGGCCGGCTTCTGGGTAGAGTATTTCGTCGTCTGGCACACGATGCATGCTTCCACAAACCTCTTTACCTCTTTCTTCATGTTTGGCCAGTAAAAATCCGCCGTTACGTGACGCCACGTGCGCTCGAACCCGGGATGACCCGCTGACTGAGAGCTGTGATATTCGGTCAATATCGGCGTCCGTGCTGAAGAACGCGAGCTCACAAATATACGGCGGTTATAGTAAACCAGTCCGTCCACCAAGGATAAATATAGCGGAGCCCGCCCCGCCTTTATTTCGGCTGTGATTTCACGCATTTCCGGGGAAGACGCGGTTTCTCGACGGAGTAAATCCAAGAGCTGCGGGATAGGATGCGCCGCGGCCGCCAGAAGTGCGCCGCTGCGCTCGGCATCGGGCCCCACCTCGATCGCCGGTGTCGCTACCGCATGTGCGTCGGACGGCTCGTCTTCCTCACACCTTGACAGCGCGTCCGCCGCTCGATTCGTGATCCCCTTCTTATACTCGATAACGAACTTATAGCCCATGAGTTTCCGTACATAGAGCTGCTGTTCCGGCGTCTGCACTATCTGTTGGAGCAATTCTTTCAAGCTCTTCTGATCACTCCTAATGACGAACTCTCTCCTAAGTAGGTATTGACGCCATTTCTGCACAGCCTCGACGATCGCATATAACTCTTTGTGATACGTGGATGCGACTCGGCGACGAGGGCCAAGCTTCTTGCTAAAAAATGCAATCGGGTGACTATCTTGGAGTAATACTGCACCAATGCCCGTATCAGAAGCGTCCGTCTCGACGCAGAAAGTCTTCTCAAAATCAGGTAGACGAAGCACTGGGGCCGTCGTCATGGCTCCTTTAAGATCCAAGAAACTAGAATCCGTCTCCGGGGTCCACACAAACGCGTCCTTTTTCAATAAATCCGTCAAGGGCGACTCAATCAGGGTGTATCCCGCTATGAAACGACGGTAATAGCCGGTTAGTCCAAAAAAACTGCGGAGTTGCCTAACATTCTTCGGCTTCGGCCAAGCTGTCATTGCACTAATTTTGCTGGGGTCGGCCATAAGGGAGCCATTGCTGATCAAGTGCCCCAAATACTCTACGGTGGAACTGCAGAACGAGCATTTGGATAACTTGACGAAGAAACTGTTGTCTTGTAGAACCTTCAATACCGCGGACAAGTGCTCACCATGCTCCTCCAGATTTGGGCTGTAAACCAGTATGTCGTCGAAGAACACAATGACGAACCGCCTTAGCATTGGTTGAAAAATTGCGTTCATTGCCGCCTGGAATGTGGACGGGGCATTCGTcaacccaaaaggcatcacTAAGAATTCGAAATGGCCGTCATGGGTTCGAAAGGCAGTTTTAAATACATCCTCCTCCTGCATCCTGATCTGATGGTACCCCGACCGCAAATCAAGCTTCGTAAATACCCGGGCCTTCCCCAACTCATCAAAAAGCTCGTCCGCCGTGGGTATAGGAAAGTGGTCCGGTACCGTGGCGGTGTTCAGTGCACGATAATCAATGCAGAAGCGAAAAGATCCATCTTCTTACGAATCAGTAGTACTGGTGAAGAGAACGGACTGATGCTTCTCTGAATAATCCCCTGGTCAAGCATGTCTTTGACTTGCCGCTctatctcattttttttaaaatagggATAGCGGTACGGTCTTACGTTGATCGGTTTCGTGCCCGGCAACAGATGTATGCGGTGATCAAAAGGGTATAATGGTGGCATCCCGGACGACATGCTGAAAACCGGTCTGTAAGTCTCCATAACTGCTGCTATGGCCGGCGGAAGATCAGCCGGAAAATCCTCGCGGACCTCGGATGTGGTGGTGGTCGTCTCCGGTTCCAAGAGCATAATCTCATATACTTCCAAACCTCCCGAAGGGGACATCAAAGccgccagtgaggctccatctATCTTACGGGCAGGTGGCGTAACCCCCGTTAGCGTAATACGGCTCTCCCCGTGAACAAACTCTAATGTTTTTCCTGCGAAATCTGCGGTCACCTTCCCCAACGATTCCAGCCAGTCCATACCCAGAATCACATCTGGACCGTGAATAGGTAGAATATGGAGATCCACCATGAAAATCGAGCCCTGCACCTCCAATTTTGTCTGTCTGGAAACATGAGTGCAAAGAAGGGCCGCCCCGTTGCCCACAATCACCTTGAAAGGATGAATAGGCGAGAGTGGCAAGTGCAGTGATTCAGCAACCTTCGGGTGGAGAAAATCTTGGTCGCTCCCTGTGTCAATTAGGACACACACCTCGCGATCGTGTATAACTCCCACGACCTTCATCGGTCGAGATCGGCGACCCCCGTCCATCGCGTGAACATGCGACACGTCCGTGGGCACAGTCTCATCAGCCGGGCATCCATCCGAGTCCTCATCATCTCCCTCTTTGTCCTCCGCGTAGCATAGCAGTCTCTGTTTGCACACGTGCCCGACAATCCACTTCTCGAGGCAATAGTAACACAAGCCCCGACGGGTGCGTTCCGTCTTTTCAGCTTGGGAAACCTGAATCTCGCCGAAACGCGGCCTTTCCCCACTGCGACCCACGGAACCCGTGGTCTGTCCCGCGGCGGCTGTGCCTGTTGCCGCTGTCGGTGCTGCGGAGGTACTTGCCAGCCCTCGGCTATCACGGTTCTGCCAAGGCTGACGCGACCAAAAACGCGGGCTGCGGACCATGCTCTTGCGTGTCATCCGTCCACTCTAAAATTAAGGCCATCGCAGCTGCTAATGACTCAGGTCTGTGCAACTTCACGCGCTCCTGAATGTCTCGTTTGAGACCCGCTACAAACAAGGTGAACAACTCCGATTTCGAGACCCCGTGGACCCGATTCAAATATTTCTCAAACGTATTGTGGTATTCCAACAGTGATCCGGTTTGCGTGAGTTTGGCCAATAGCCCGAAATAATTCTGAAAGCTCCTCCTATCGAAACGATGGCGAACATCCCCCAGAAACTCATTCCATGTAACGAATTCGTTATTCACAGAGTAATTAAAGACCCATTCAGCTGCAGGTTGATCAAATAACATCACCGCATAGTGTAATCGTTGAGCTTCGGGCATCATAAGGTGATTGAAATAGTATTGGACTCTAGAGATCCAATTAGCCGAGTCTGACCCGTCGAAACACGGCGGATCCATCTTCACCCCTTGCTGTCTCTCGAAACCCTGCCCGTTACTCTGATATCTCTGCGGTGGGTCCCAACACGTCGTCGGACGATCATAAGACTGATCGCCCCCCATACGTATTTCCCTGGGTGAGGTTACCGTGCGTCGTCCGTCCGGGTCCATTACGACCCAAGTTATTGCGGCGTGGTCTGGACTCATGCTGCCCCTCGCGAAAACCCCAGGGAGGGTTTCTCCCGCGAGCGGTCCTCTCTCCGGGTCTCAGGCGACGCACCTCGTCGTACTCCCAATCATCTCCATCGTCAAAGCTCAAGGGAGGCTCCGCATCACGTGACCAAGACGGGTGAGGATTCTGAAAACGGCGGTCCGTGTCGTCTCGCCCCGTCTCGAATTTTTCCAACCTCTCCAATCTCTCCAACACGTGATCTAAGGTAGTGGGGCCGGCTTCCTCTTGTCGCGGCTCCTTTGGCTGGCGAGTTTCCCCGCCGCCGTCTTCCATATCGTGTCTATTGAACACTCCACCATCTCGGCGGCCCGCCCTCGGCTGGCGGCTCCCGAACCTGTACGGTGGGTAGGAATCTTGGCGGCTTGCGCCCCAAACGGCCATGCCGTTGTTGTCGAAACGCTTCATGAgtactggatgaaagcaccagatgttaaggACTCGCTCCTCAACGATGATCGGTGGCTCGGTGGCTCGGCGATCACGACACTCCCGGTGTCCTGCACACAGGATCGGCGGTACTTCTAGGGCGGCTGTGCACGGAGGTTCTCCGACGGGCAGCGACCAACTAGGGTTTGTAATAAAGTCTTGCTTTTGTGGGCAATTCACgtgaattttattgatatcCAAAAGTGAATGAACATAGCcatatttatagactaaggaccctagggttggttcgacttcTAATCCTAatcatctcgggaaagaaccaataaagaaaacccgaaacggagcctataattacgctcgactcTATATggtaattaaataatcaaaataaactaatatccaaaaataagaaataaataaaaggaaagtAATACTCGCAACACTACTTTGGAACGTAATCTCCGAACAAGTCCGGTGGGTGTCGATTCCTCCGTCCCTTGGTCGTCGCGATCGATGGCGGCATGTTCTTCTCTACCGGCGCCTCCGCCTCTCGTGTTGTCTCTATCACCGGCGCTTGTGGCTCTAGCGCAGGGTCTGTATCAACACTCTAAACGTCCTCATTTAGAGACCACCTCTAACTCATGTGCATAGCAAGATCTCCAAAGAAAAGACTACGACTATAGATAATTGGTATAAATTGAACTGTCACTTGTGAATTTAGTATTGGAGCACCGTCAATATTATTGTTACGGGGTATTCATGCGCGGTTGcttgtatttcattttcttctacCTCTTGCACTGCACTaagtttaattataattgatttaGTTAAACATTTGTTGTTGATTTCTGATGAAACTAGATCAAGAATTCGATTTAATTTAGCAGTGTGTGTATGAGTGTTTGAGAAAGAGGATTGAGGAAGAAAGTGAATGAATTCTTATTGAACAATGAACGGAAATCACACGATTATACAACTCAGAAAATCTCTTCTCATAATGAGCTCACATCTAACTTTTATACTCTAATAACCAAGTGTATGAGATCTACACTAAGTCAGTTACAACAACACACAACTAATCCTAACGGCTAGTTTGACAGCTCACTTCTTCACCCTCCTTTCTTGATTACGTATGTTGCAGCTTCACCTTAAGCTCCATGCGCTCGGCTGCTGTGCATGACCATAACTCctaacaatctccaccttggtcATCACAGCATCAGAAGTCTGCCTTGAGTAAGTTCACCAGCCTGCAACAATACTCAAACTTTTCTTTGCTCAATGGTTTAGTGAGCATGTCATCCGGATTGTGAGCAGTGTCTATCTTCACCACCCTCACTCTTCCACTCTCCACCTCATCTTTGATAAAATGGAGTCTCACATCCATATACTTACTTCTTTCGTGAAACATTTGATGTCGAGCCAAACAAATTGTTCCACAGTGGATTGTAACACCTTCTTGCTTTATCCCAAACTCAGAAATCAAGCCCCTTAGCCACTTG carries:
- the LOC121781590 gene encoding uncharacterized protein LOC121781590 → MVRSPRFWSRQPWQNRDSRGLASTSAAPTAATGTAAAGQTTGSVGRSGERPRFGEIQVSQAEKTERTRRGLCYYCLEKWIVGHVCKQRLLCYAEDKEGDDEDSDGCPADETVPTDVSHVHAMDGGRRSRPMKVVGVIHDREVCVLIDTGSDQDFLHPKVAESLHLPLSPIHPFKVIVGNGAALLCTHVSRQTKLEVQGSIFMVDLHILPIHGPDVILGMDWLESLGKVTADFAGKTLEFVHGESRITLTGVTPPARKIDGASLAALMSPSGGLEVYEIMLLEPETTTTTSEVREDFPADLPPAIAAVMETYRPVFSMSSGMPPLYPFDHRIHLLPGTKPINVRPYRYPYFKKNEIERQVKDMLDQGIIQRSISPFSSPVLLIRKKMDLFASALIIVH